A stretch of the Oncorhynchus clarkii lewisi isolate Uvic-CL-2024 chromosome 9, UVic_Ocla_1.0, whole genome shotgun sequence genome encodes the following:
- the LOC139417108 gene encoding pleckstrin homology domain-containing family G member 4B-like gives MDTAPLPDCIKTVPLSVDKHRELMTSVLVDQRLTELQLKGGAWLAELTTSGLAQRSPDCRAATSNLYDSVDNALHRLVHVSNHRGSDLEVLGRLADMVDKLEKQALSIMV, from the exons ATGGACACAGCACCACTACCAGACTGTATCAAG ACTGTTCCCCTGAGTGTGGATAAACACAGAGAGCTGATGACGAGCGTCCTCGTCGACCAACGGCTGACTGAGCTGCAGCTGAAGGGCGGGGCCTGGCTGGCAGAGCTGACCACATCAGGACTGGCACAGCGATCCCCAGACTGCAG GGCTGCGACCTCTAACCTCTATGATAGTGTGGACAACGCCCTCCACCGCCTCGTACATGTGTCCAATCACAGAGGCAGCGACCTGGAAGTCCTCGGTCGATTGGCTGACATGGTGGACAAACTGGAAAAG CAAGCTCTATCTATTATGGTGTAG